In Macadamia integrifolia cultivar HAES 741 chromosome 13, SCU_Mint_v3, whole genome shotgun sequence, one DNA window encodes the following:
- the LOC122059688 gene encoding mitogen-activated protein kinase homolog NTF3-like — MATLVEPPNGMGSQGKHYYSMWQNLFEIDTKYVPIKPIGRGAYGIVCSSINRETNEKVAIKKINNAFENRTDALRTLRELKLLRHLQHENVIGLKDVMMPIHKRSFRDVYLVYELMDTDLHQIIKSSQALTNDHCQYFLLQLLRGLKYLHSANILHRDLKPGNLLVNANCELKICDFGLARISCSKGQFMTEYVVTRWYRAPELLLCCDNYGTSIDVWSVGCIFAELLGRKPVFPGTECLNQLKLIVNVLGSQSEVDLEFIDNSKARKYIKTLPFSPGTPFSQLYPNANPLAIDLLQRMLVFDPSKRISVTEALQHPYLSPLYDPKCNPPAQVPIDLDIDEDLSEEMIREMMWKEMLHYHPEAASSNA; from the exons ATGGCTACTCTGGTTGAGCCACCTAATGGAATGGGATCCCAAGGGAAACATTACTACTCGATGTGGCAAAACTTGTTCGAAATTGACACAAAATATGTGCCCATTAAGCCCATTGGTAGAGGAGCTTATGGTATAGTGTGCTCTTCTATCAACAGGGAAACGAATGAGAAGGTTGCGATTAAGAAGATAAATAATGCCTTTGAGAATCGCACTGATGCACTGAGAACTCTGCGGGAACTGAAACTCCTTCGGCATCTGCAACATGAGAATGTGATTGGTTTGAAGGATGTTATGATGCCTATCCATAAGAGAAGTTTCAGGGATGTTTATCTTGTTTATGAACTTATGGATACAGATCTCCATCAGATTATCAAATCTTCTCAGGCACTTACAAATGACCACTGCCAATATTTCCTTCTTCAG TTGCTTCGAGGACTTAAGTATCTCCACTCAGCAAACATTCTTCACCGGGACCTGAAGCCTGGAAACCTCCTTGTGAATGCGAACTGTGAACTTAAGATCTGTGATTTTGGACTGGCACGCATCAGCTGCAGCAAGGGCCAGTTCATGACTGAGTATGTTGTCACCCGTTGGTATAGAGCCCCTGAGCTTCTCCTCTGCTGCGACAATTATGGGACCTCTATTGATGTCTGGTCGGTGGGATGTATTTTTGCTGAGCTTCTCGGCCGAAAACCTGTCTTTCCTGGTACTGAGTGCCTCAATCAGCTCAAACTGATCGTCAATGTTCTTGGAAGCCAGAGTGAAGTAGATCTTGAGTTCATTGACAACTCGAAGGCTAGGAAGTACATCAAGACGCTCCCATTTTCCCCTGGGACCCCCTTTTCCCAGTTATATCCCAATGCAAATCCTTTGGCAATTGACCTATTGCAGAGAATGCTAGTCTTTGATCCTTCTAAGAGAATTAGTGTCACTGAAGCTCTCCAACATCCTTACTTGTCCCCCCTGTATGACCCAAAATGCAACCCTCCTGCCCAGGTCCCAATCGACCTTGACATAGATGAGGACTTGAGTGAGGAAATGATAAGGGAGATGATGTGGAAAGAAATGCTTCACTACCATCCTGAAGCAGCTTCATCCAATGCCTAG
- the LOC122059402 gene encoding arogenate dehydrogenase 1, chloroplastic-like — MSSSLESLKIGIIGFGPFAQFLAITLVKQGHTLSATSRSDHSELSSRLGINFFRDIETFLEFNNDVILLCTSIVSLSEVVKSIPFHLLKKPNTLFVDVLSVKIYPRDLLLQVLPESMDLLCTHPMFGPESGRDGWHGLPFVFDKIRIRDQDICSRFLQIFEQEGCRMVEMSCEEHDKQAARSQFLTHTIGRVLSEMDIKSTSMDTKGFQTLIQLKESTVKDSFDLYSGLFIHNKLAQQELKNLELALQTVKQRLLDRMEIE; from the exons ATGTCTTCATCATTGGAATCCCTAAAAATTGGAATCATAGGGTTTGGTCCCTTTGCGCAGTTCTTGGCAATCACCTTGGTAAAACAAGGACACACCCTATCTGCAACCTCACGATCCGATCATTCTGAGCTTTCCTCCCGCTTGGGCATTAATTTCTTCAG AGATATAGAAACGTTCCTTGAATTCAACAACGATGTCATCCTTCTCTGCACATCCATCGTATCTCTTTCTGAGGTAGTGAAATCAATACCATTCCATCTCCTGAAGAAGCCCAATACCCTCTTCGTTGATGTCCTCTCCGTCAAAATATATCCAAGGGATCTTCTCCTTCAGGTATTGCCAGAATCGATGGACTTGCTCTGTACTCACCCGATGTTTGGGCCAGAGAGTGGCAGAGATGGGTGGCATGGGTTACCTTTTGTGTTCGACAAGATTCGGATCAGGGATCAAGATATCTGCTCTcgttttcttcaaatttttgaaCAAGAG GGTTGCAGAATGGTGGAAATGAGTTGTGAAGAACATGATAAACAAGCAGCTCGAAGCCAATTTCTTACCCATACAATTGgaag GGTTTTGTCTGAAATGGATATCAAGTCTACATCAATGGATACCAAAGGTTTCCAGACACTGATTCAATTG AAAGAGAGTACAGTGAAAGATAGTTTTGATTTATATAGTGGATTATTCATCCATAATAAGTTGGCTCAACAAGAG CTGAAGAACCTGGAGCTGGCACTACAGACTGTCAAACAGAGACTACTGGATAGGATGGAGATAGAGTAG